The sequence below is a genomic window from Silene latifolia isolate original U9 population chromosome 7, ASM4854445v1, whole genome shotgun sequence.
AGTTAGTTTGGGGAGGTGTATGTGGACTTGTGTTGGAGATGTCAGATGTGTGCATTTGAGTTAGTTTAGGCAATTAGGCGGCATTGTTTTAGGACAGTTGGATCTACCGCCAGTCTGCTCTGCTGTATTCTGTTTCTCTGTTATTGTTTACACAGGTCATTGATTTGAGAAATTGATTGATAATTCTCTTACATAAAAAAATATGCTTACCGAAGATAACGGTTGCGGATTCCCTCGTCATCAAGGaaaaaaaggggaagaaaattGAAATGACATAATGAACCCCTTGACTTGAAAGGATGCGATTACACAAAAATCTTGTTTCTAATTTAATTTGAATCACTAATTTGAATCCCACGTAGTTGCTTATGATAATCGATGTTAGCTCTAACTTTGTGGTTACTTAATCTAAGAACATCTCGAAGAGTATAAAAAATAAAGtcaattatttttgttttacTTTATGTTGATACATCATGTTATTTGTGATTATTTTTGCTTTACTTTATGCACCAAAAGTTGTAATAATAAATCTTAAGGTCCTCATTTGAAAAATGACCACATGATTGGATTCCTTCTGTGAGGGCATGCAGCATGCTACGGGTCAATATTGTAGTGTGCTAACTGCTAACTGATGTCATGCCATTATTAATTGTTAAAATATTTTTGTGTAGAAAGTTGTTGCCTTTATCTGTTAGCCACCGTCAAACACGACGTCTCATATAATGCATTTTTGTGGCCGGCGTTCGCGAAATGTGAAATATATGTCTAGTAGTTTGACCTTCACATCATGATAGTTCATTTTTGAATACAGGTTAATGATACCTCTAAACTCTCTAAGGATGTCATTGTGTCATAAATGCTTGATTTATGATTCGAAATTAGATTTGTGTTTAAAATATAAGCTTAAAATGTTTAGGAGGCGAGTAGTAGCAAACATGATGTAGAAATATAATAATTTGGAAAGCGTAGAAGAagatcgaaaattttaacctaaaaTGTGCGTATTTTTCATTGTTTATGGGACTAGTATCACCGATTCACTAGGAGGACTAGTAAAAAAAAGTTGATTAGGACGGAGATTGTAAGTCTTATTCAGTAAATTGTGCTAACCTATTCTGCATTTTTTAATATATCAAATGTAGGATCTCAGGAAACAATGGATCACAGTGAAGTATGTGATAGCCATGGAAACTGTATATCTCGACGTGAGCAGATCAAATTGACAAAAGGTTTTGTAGCTAAGGAGCCAATGAAAGGGCGTATGGCGAGTCCTTCTATCGAAATTCattattatttactttatttttaatCATATACGTTTTACCTCAAGAGACATTTTGTTCTACTTTATTAAATTACTGTGATTGACAGGTAAATGTGGTAAAAGGTCTTAAGATGTTTGAAGATGTATTTACTGTCTCTGAGCTCTGCAAGCTGCGTGATTTCGTTGATGAACTACGAGTTGCTGGTCAAAATGGTGAACTTTTAGGTGAATTTTTCCAAACTCTCGAATCTCTTGATTTGTATACTTTATTATTGCTTCAGCTTTGTGAAACGACCGACAATAAAATTACTCCAGTGTGCTTCAAAGTTAAAAAGCTCGCATAGTCGTATAAGATGGTTAAGGACATTTGATGTGTGTTACTTTAACTTTGTGTTAGAGAAATAGAGAGGTTGTTTCACAATGGCCATAATGGAAATGGTGTTGAGGTTGAGTTGTGAAAAACTTTAAAAAGCAACTAAACCGACTGATATTTCGTAGCCAAAGATTGGTCAGTCTTTAGCTCTATGTCAAATTCTTAGGCTAGTTTTTTTGTCTCCTTGATTTTCACTTCTGAAATTCCGAACATTCAAAAGAGTTACAGTTTTGTTATCTATTGTGTGAATGCAGGTGAAACCTACATTCTATTTAACAAACAGGCTAAAACTAACAAAAGGGAGCAGATTCAGTTTGGTGTTCCATTATTTGAACATTTACAAGGCGAGGCAACCAATGAGCCACAGAGGAGTAAGAGTGAATGATTTTAGTAAATTCGGTCATTTCTAATAACAGTAACATTTATATATTGGAGGTTTTCTAATAACATATTAACATGCATCTGCTGGACTTTTTCTGTATGTTGATTTGCAGTTAACAATGAGCCGATTCCAGAAATCATACAAAGCATGATCGATCACCTTGTTCAGTGGCAAGTATTACCAGAGCATAGAAAACCAAATGGTTGCATCATCAACTATTTCGATGAGGTATGCATTCTCATGTTCATATCAGGTCCTAAATTAAGGCCCTCTGTGATACTCTATGCTAGAAACTGAATTTGCTCAATTGATTGAACTATAGGGAGAGCATTCTCAGCCTTTTCTTAAGCCACCTCATTTGGACCAACCACTCTGTACTCTAGTACTCTCTGAATCTACAATGGCTTTTGGGCGTACCTTGGTAAATGATGGTGAAGGGAACTTCAAAGGGCAACTGGTGCTTTCCATGAAAGAAGGGTATGTCGTCAACGCTTTTATCATATTTAGCAGATGTTACTTATTTTACTTGGTAATTGGTAAAGTCACTGAGGAATGATACACCTGATCTGGTtcaaaatgctttgttactaagaAGGGCGATGTATAACAATCGTTGTTCTCCAACCATATAGTCTAAATGAATAGAAATCCCTTGTTTTGTGTAGGTCTATTGTCGTCATGAGGAAAAATAGCGCCGACATGGCAAGGCATGTAATGTGCGCATCTCCAACAAGAAGGGTCAGCATTACATTCACCAGGGTTCGATCAGACCAACTCCAAGTCCAACATTCCACACCACTGAGTCCTCTAAGCCAAGTGATGACTTTGTGGCAACCTGCTGGTATGCCAGTCCTGCAAACACCACCAAACAGAGCC
It includes:
- the LOC141592258 gene encoding RNA demethylase ALKBH10B-like, with amino-acid sequence MSPATVVPFSSSFPTTTALSATEKDQVIEWYRGEFAAANAIIDSLCHHLVQITSRHGGGEDHRVPAEYESVFAAIHRRRLNWIPVLQTQKYFTIADVSLHLLHAAEVTGSLCGAGSNGGGGGGGSGVEEVESHDFEKVKCNENVSEEGDDSPDSDITDTGSQETMDHSEVCDSHGNCISRREQIKLTKGFVAKEPMKGRMVNVVKGLKMFEDVFTVSELCKLRDFVDELRVAGQNGELLGETYILFNKQAKTNKREQIQFGVPLFEHLQGEATNEPQRINNEPIPEIIQSMIDHLVQWQVLPEHRKPNGCIINYFDEGEHSQPFLKPPHLDQPLCTLVLSESTMAFGRTLVNDGEGNFKGQLVLSMKEGSIVVMRKNSADMARHVMCASPTRRVSITFTRVRSDQLQVQHSTPLSPLSQVMTLWQPAGMPVLQTPPNRAPVELTPKWNVIRAPLVMLAPVRPVVVNPRKMPRGGTGVFFPWTVGSRKPSSKHLPPRAQKRKLLALSHNEGHISDTLSEPGVEGRVTV